The Paenibacillus dendritiformis region ATTGATGTGCTACACTAAGTGTAAGGAATGAAAGTAAAATCAAAGTAAACGCTGCGGAAAATGCTCGTAATATTTTTTGATAGGGTAAGATAGAAAATGAATGGGCAGGATAAGTTTGAAACGAGGGAAGCATACAATGGAATCTGCAAACATATTAGCGGTCGATGATGAAATCGGTATTTTGAAGCTATTGGAGATCACACTCCGAAAAGAGAACTTCACTCATATCGACACCGCTTCCACGGGCAAAGGTGCGCTGCAGCGCATCAAAGAAAAAGCATATGATATCATTTTGCTCGATATTATGCTCCCGGATATAAGCGGTTTTGAACTATGTACGGAGATGCGGAAACATACAAGTACACCGATTATTTTTATCAGTGCGCGTTCTACCGACTTCGACAAATTAACGGGGTTAGGCATCGGTGGAGATGATTATATTACAAAGCCTTTTAATCCGTTGGAGGTCATTGCTCGCATCAAAGCTATCCTCCGCCGGCAAAGGATGGTTGAGCATTCACACCAACAGAACACCGTGTACGATTATGGGTACTTCACTTTTCATCCGGAATCGGCAACGTTAACTGTGAAGCATCAGCCTGTAGATTGCACAGCCAAGGAACTGGAGCTGCTTCATTTCTTTTGCAAGCATCCGAATCATATTTTCACGACGGCTCAGCTTTACGAATTGGTATGGGGAAATGATATGTTCGGGGAAGAAAAAACGGTCACGATCCATATCTCCAAGCTGCGAAAAAAGCTCGGTGATGATACCCGCAAACCAAAAATCATTGTAAATTTGCGAGGAATCGGGTATAAATTCATCCCCCCGAATGAGGCGTTACGATGCGAATAAAAACTCGATTCACTCTTCATTTCGCGCTGGGACTTATTCTGTGGATGCTAGGGACGGGATTCGTTATTGTCATGTTGTTCGAAGGCCTTCTGCCCTTGCTCAAAATCCATGTCAGTCCCGATTCTGAAGGCTTACTCGCAGGTTGGATCTTTATGATTAGCACGCTGCTTTGCATTGGCTTGTTTGGATGGTATTTTGGCGGTCCGATCGGGTTCATTATGGCCTGGATTCATCAACTCTCGCAGGACAACTACAAGCAACCTGCCGGTTTGCCCCGCATTTATACCCGCAAAGGGAAGCTTCGCATGCGTTACCGTCTGTATCGGGAGGTGCTCCAACACCTCCAATCCTTGGGTGTCACCTTGCAAGCGAATGAAGTCGAGAGAACCAAAATCGAACAAGCCAAACAGGATTGGATTGCAGGAATTTCCCATGACTTGAAAACGCCTTTAACCTATATCAAAGGCTACTCCACCCTTTTATTGAATGATCAGTATGAATGGTCGAAGGAAGAGGCTCTTTCTTTTATCCAGGAAATTGATGATAAAGGTAAGCATATGGAAGAATTAATTCAAGATTTAAGTCTCGTTATACAGCTCAATCGCGCTGACGGCGCCTTGCCATTACAGAAGACGAACCAGGATGTCGTCGAATTTACAAAAAGGGTGGTTGCCGACATCAGCAATAATCCGCAAGCAAGTAACTATCATCTGCATTTTCAAACCGACACGCCTGCCATTCACGTTGAGTTTGATCCGAAATACATGCAGCGCATCCTGCAAAATATAGTAATGAACTCCATTATCCACAATCCTGAACATACGAATATCTATATACAGCTTGCGGACAAAGGGGAACATGCAGCTATTCGCATCATGGACAATGGCGTTGGCATGCCCGCTGAGATGGTAGGAAATCTATTTCAACAATATTATCGCGGCACCACCACGGATTCCTCCTCGGATGGCACCGGCTTGGGAATGGCCATTGTCTACAAGCTGATTCATGCTCATGACGGCACAATTACGGTCGAGAGCGAGCCTTCGCAAGGAACATCGTTCGAGATTAGGCTGCCGAAAAAAGGACGTTCATAAAAGGAGAGGCGTATCGTTTTTTTACGGCAGGCCCTAATCGTTCGGCCACAATGCTTATAGACCAAACGTGTTAAAACACAGAAAAGCCCCGATGCAATCCATCGGGACTTTCCTTATCGAATAATGAACAGGCTGTATAACTTTTTAGTTGGATTCAAAAAAAACGGCATCTCTGCCGTTTTGATTACATAACTAGTGGGTTCTGAGGGGTTCGAACCCTCGACCTGATGATTAAGAGTCAACTGCTCTACCAACTGAGCTAAGAACCCATATTCGATACTGGGTTCAAGGGGGATCTCTATATCCCGATTGAACGAAGCTATTATGGTGAATGCCACCACGAAGTGATAGACTCCGTAACTGATTACTTCTTTATTATAAAACTTTTCGGCAGAATTGTAAACCGAGTAAGCCTGATAAAATATTGGTTTTTTTTCCTTTTTTATCTGAATTTTAACTCCGAATTATTGCAACCAGCTCATCGTGACGGGTGAGACATACGTCTCGATCAAGCTCGCAACCGTAAACAATGCGACCATTAAGCCAAGCAGCGCCGCGATTGTACGCCATTCCTTCTTCCAATCAACCGATTGCTTGGTGCGTACGTATCGAAGGACCCAGCTAAAGGGCTTCAAGCCTATGGTACAGGCCAATAGGATGGCCGGAAGCTCAAAGATGCCATGGGGCGCCAACGCCGCGATAATTGCCGCCGCAGAATAATGGGAGGCAGACAGCATAACGAGATAACCTAGCATAAACCCGTTGAAGAGAGTCAGCAGAACGGCAGGAACGGATAATAGAATCCCGCTGGCTGCAATCAGAAGCCCTGCACCGATATTGTTCGCCGCAATCTGGTACCATTCGTAATCGAACCCGGTGATCAGATTGGATTTATCCAAATGAATCTGCTTCCCAATGAATAGACTGAGCGCAATGCCTGCGAAGAACCAGATTGCCGCGGCCCGAATCAGCTTCTTTTCATCATGCCAAATCTTCTTCCAGAATGTTCGCAACATAACCCGCTCCCTTCCTCTGCCATGGTTGTAATCAAGTACATCATATGTAGAAAAACGTGCATGCGTGCTAGATTCAAGTACAACGAAGTGAGCAACCTAGTAATCGGTCGATGCGGTTGAAAGAGGCGCACCCGATAACGGGTGCGCTTCGTTGCGTAGAACTCGTGAATGCCTTACAATACAACGGCAAGGTTGCTCAAGCCTGCGTCTACAAGGAATAAAATTAAATCTTTGACAGGCTCAAGCGCTGGAGGAACGACGCCGTTAAGGATTCCTTCCAGAACCTCCTGCGCCTCCGCGAGGTTAATTCCCAAAATAGAAGCGATGTGAAATAATGCCATGGTATCACCTCCTCTTGCCTTTCTGGGATTACTATATTCGGGGGTTGTCCTTTCGGTTCCTGAAACTATGAAAATCAAACGAATTACACATTTTCATGGATTGGTATACGAGGAACGATGCATCACAAAAAGGACTGTTCATAAGTAGATGAACTACTATGAAACAGCCCTCAGACTACACGTCATATTCAAACTGTTAAAGAAATGGAGAGTTAATCATGCTACTCTACCGTTATGCGCAGGGATGCTTTTTT contains the following coding sequences:
- a CDS encoding response regulator transcription factor encodes the protein MESANILAVDDEIGILKLLEITLRKENFTHIDTASTGKGALQRIKEKAYDIILLDIMLPDISGFELCTEMRKHTSTPIIFISARSTDFDKLTGLGIGGDDYITKPFNPLEVIARIKAILRRQRMVEHSHQQNTVYDYGYFTFHPESATLTVKHQPVDCTAKELELLHFFCKHPNHIFTTAQLYELVWGNDMFGEEKTVTIHISKLRKKLGDDTRKPKIIVNLRGIGYKFIPPNEALRCE
- a CDS encoding sensor histidine kinase — protein: MRIKTRFTLHFALGLILWMLGTGFVIVMLFEGLLPLLKIHVSPDSEGLLAGWIFMISTLLCIGLFGWYFGGPIGFIMAWIHQLSQDNYKQPAGLPRIYTRKGKLRMRYRLYREVLQHLQSLGVTLQANEVERTKIEQAKQDWIAGISHDLKTPLTYIKGYSTLLLNDQYEWSKEEALSFIQEIDDKGKHMEELIQDLSLVIQLNRADGALPLQKTNQDVVEFTKRVVADISNNPQASNYHLHFQTDTPAIHVEFDPKYMQRILQNIVMNSIIHNPEHTNIYIQLADKGEHAAIRIMDNGVGMPAEMVGNLFQQYYRGTTTDSSSDGTGLGMAIVYKLIHAHDGTITVESEPSQGTSFEIRLPKKGRS
- a CDS encoding stage II sporulation protein M, which gives rise to MLRTFWKKIWHDEKKLIRAAAIWFFAGIALSLFIGKQIHLDKSNLITGFDYEWYQIAANNIGAGLLIAASGILLSVPAVLLTLFNGFMLGYLVMLSASHYSAAAIIAALAPHGIFELPAILLACTIGLKPFSWVLRYVRTKQSVDWKKEWRTIAALLGLMVALFTVASLIETYVSPVTMSWLQ